The proteins below come from a single Octopus sinensis linkage group LG10, ASM634580v1, whole genome shotgun sequence genomic window:
- the LOC115216178 gene encoding ras-related protein RabX-like — protein sequence MRLINGTIDTSNGIKEACEKEYERCKRNPNVDMSNGSKNGSGNDDNSNNNNNNISKTNNPNEGLNESKMNAVDPDNGETGESGMLSNASNKPNKWEVKCNCRDPSKCPVNGNCCQNNVIYKCSVQIHNGQRRTYVGSTIDF from the coding sequence ATGCGACTCATTAATGGCACTATAGATACTAGTAACGGCATTAAGGAAGCCTGTGAAAAGGAATATGAAAGGTGTAAAAGAAATCCAAACGTTGATATGAGTAATGGTAGTAAGAATGGCAgcggtaatgatgataatagtaataataataataataatatcagtaaaaCAAATAATCCAAATGAAGGTTTGAATGAAAGTAAAATGAATGCGGTCGATCCTGACAATGGGGAGACGGGAGAAAGTGGTATGTTAAGTAATGCTAGCAATAAACCCAATAAATGGGAAGTAAAGTGTAATTGTAGGGACCCTTCAAAATGTCCGGTTAATGGAAATTGTTGTCAgaataatgtaatttataaatgtagcGTACAAATTCATAATGGCCAAAGAAGAACCTATGTCGGTAGCACGATAGACTTCTAG